A genomic region of Vigna radiata var. radiata cultivar VC1973A unplaced genomic scaffold, Vradiata_ver6 scaffold_86, whole genome shotgun sequence contains the following coding sequences:
- the LOC106754233 gene encoding equilibrative nucleotide transporter 3: MAGMANSEISTRLEGKSAAIVVCWLLGNGCLFSWNSMLTIEDYYSYLFPKYHSSRVLTLVYQPFAVGTLAILAYNEAKLNTRIRNMFGYILFFISTLLVLIVNSATSGKGGLGIFLAICALSGAFGVADAHVQGGMVGDLSYMQPEFIQSFLAGLAASGVLTSALRLITKAAFDHSSDGLRKGAILFFAISTFFELLCVVLYAFLFPKLPIVKYYRSKAASEGSKTVSADLAAGGIRTLPGTDEENAKDPERKGNKQLLLENIDYAIDMFLIYVLTLSIFPGFLSEDTGSHSLGTWYALVLIAMYNVFDLIGRYIPLMKCLKLESRKLITIATLSRFLLIPAFYFTAKYGDQGWMITLTSFLGLSNGYLTVCVLTSAPKGYKGPEQNALGNILVLFLLGGIFAGVTLDWLWLIGKGW; the protein is encoded by the exons ATGGCAGGCATGGCCAACAGTGAGATTTCAACACGGCTGGAG GGAAAATCTGCTGCAATTGTGGTTTGTTGGCTTCTCGGAAATGGATGTCTTTTTTCATGGAATAGTATGTTGACAATAGAAGATTACTACAGTTACTTGTTTCCA AAATATCACTCCTCTAGGGTGCTTACACTTGTATATCAGCCATTTGCCGTTGGAACACTTGCGATACTTGCGTATAATGAGGCAAAACTCAATACACGAATTCGGAATATGTTTGGATATATACTCTTTTTCATAAGCACGTTGTTGGTGTTAATT GTGAATTCAGCAACATCTGGTAAAGGAGGGCTTGGCATATTCCTTGCTATATGTGCACTTAGTGGTGCTTTTGGAGTAGCAGATGCTCATGTTCAAGGTGGAATGGTGGGAGACCTGTCCTACATGCAACCAGAGTTCATTCAG TCATTCCTTGCTGGTTTGGCAGCATCTGGTGTATTAACCTCTGCTTTGAGGTTAATTACAAAAGCTGCATTCGATCATTCTAGTGACGGTCTCCGCAAAGGAGCAA TTCTTTTCTTTGCCATATCAACATTCTTTGAGCTCCTATGTGTTGTTCTCTATGcatttctttttcctaaacTACCAATTGTGAAGTACTACCGTTCAAAGGCAGCATCAGAAGGATCCAAAACTGTATCAGCTGACCTTGCAGCAGGTGGCATCCGGACATTACCTGGAACA GACGAGGAAAATGCAAAAGATCCAGAACGGAAGGGAAACAAGCAATTGTTATTGGAAAACATTGATTATGCAATTGATATGTTCCTAATTTATGTGCTAACACTGTCTATTTTCCCTGGATTCCTCTCAGAAGATACTGGATCACATAGTTTGGGCACATG GTATGCTCTCGTCTTAATTGCTATGTATAATGTGTTCGATCTGATAGGAAGATACATTCCACTGATGAAATGTTTGAAATTGGAGTCCCGAAAGTTGATAACAATAGCTACTCTTAGCCGTTTCTTACTTATTCCAGCATTTTATTTCACCGCAAAGTACGGTGACCAAGGTTGGATGATAACGTTAACATCATTCTTAGGGCTATCCAATGGTTATCTCACCGTCTGTGTCCTAACATCTGCACCAAAAGGTTACAAG GGTCCAGAACAAAATGCCTTGGGAAACATATTGGTGTTGTTTCTTCTTGGAGGTATCTTTGCAGGAGTAACACTTGATTGGCTATGGTTGATAGGTAAAGGATGGTGA
- the LOC106754236 gene encoding uncharacterized GPI-anchored protein At4g28100: MQLFVTSMVRGLVFLVSIWFTAAQPLNPGDSPSFNTVPAYPTQTRSQICRLDLSNELFGGVNHACGTTLDRSRCCPVLAAWLFAAFARTALEVSAAAPPPSGDLPMMPDDSQNCVNSLQDSLRNRSIRIPQPNGTCDAILCFCGIRLHQITSLSCPNAFNITAVRNVSGTHNATPTAVVRNLEKNCRNASYAGCTQCLSALQKVKGSKKESESESERAKKMFNRDCQLMALTWLLGRNKTAYIPTVSAVLRAVMYSAHPHESKCSPDQDNMPLAVDSLQFETNRVTSRPLRIVWIMLLMVLVFL, translated from the exons ATGCAATTGTTCGTCACTTCCATGGTGCGAGGCCTTGTTTTCTTGGTTTCAATATGGTTCACAGCTGCACAACCTCTGAACCCTGGGGACTCGCCGTCCTTCAACACCGTCCCCGCATACCCGACCCAAACCCGCTCCCAAATCTGCCGCCTCGACCTCTCTAACGAGCTCTTCGGTGGCGTCAACCACGCCTGCGGCACCACCCTTGACCGCAGCCGCTGCTGTCCAGTCCTTGCCGCCTGGCTCTTCGCGGCCTTCGCTCGAACAGCCCTCGAAGTATCCGCCGCCGCGCCACCTCCCTCCGGCGACCTCCCCATGATGCCCGACGACTCCCAGAATTGCGTCAACTCGCTCCAAGACTCACTAAGAAATCGGAGCATCCGAATCCCACAACCCAACGGCACCTGCGACGCCATTCTCTGCTTCTGCGGCATCAGACTCCACCAGATAACCTCCCTCAGCTGCCCCAACGCGTTCAACATCACCGCCGTTCGAAACGTCTCCGGCACCCACAACGCCACCCCCACCGCCGTTGTACGGAACCTGGAAAAGAATTGCCGTAATGCTTCTTACGCTGGCTGCACACAATGCCTCAGCGCTCTACAAAAG GTGAAAGGGAGTAAGAAGGAGAGTGAGAGTGAAAGTGAGAGAGCTAAGAAGATGTTCAACCGTGACTGCCAATTGATGGCGCTGACGTGGCTGCTAGGAAGAAACAAAACGGCGTACATACCAACCGTTTCGGCGGTGTTGCGAGCTGTGATGTACAGCGCACATCCACACGAATCAAAGTGTAGTCCGGACCAGGACAACATGCCCTTGGCCGTTGATTCCCTGCAATTTGAGACGAACCGGGTTACATCTAGGCCGTTGAGGATAGTTTGGATTATGCTCCTGATGGTTCTGGTTTTTTTGTGA